TTCATTCTCTCTTTCTTTTAACACTTCAATTAAATCTGCTTGAACTTCTTCAATATTTTTTTCGTAAATCTGCGTGGCGGCATTGTTGAAATGTCCACCTCCACCCATTTTTTCCATAATGGTTTGGACATTGAAGCCATTGCGCGAACGCGCCGATACAGAAATAAATCCATTAGGATGTTTCGTAATCGTAAAGGAGGCCGAAACGCCTGCCATATCGAGCAAGGTATCTGCGGCTTTGGCGGTCGAAATATTATCATATTTCTCATGATTCAAGCCCAATCCCAAAGCAATTCCTGGGGAGATCATTTCTGAATTAAGGACGATTTCATTGACTTTTTTATATTTTTCAAAATCAGTCGCCATAATCATCTTAATCAAATCATTATCAGCGCCGCGTGAACGCAGGTAAGCTGCAGCTTCAAAGGTTCTAGCTGTCGTTGCTTTGGTGAAATTCTTGGTGTCCATCTCAATCCCTGCAAGCACTATGCTGGCTTCAATGGTGGACATCTTACGTTGATTATTATCGTGGAACTGCAAAATTTCCACGGTCAATTCACTTGCCGAGCTGGCTGAGGATTCAATGTATGACAGCAAAGCGTGCTCTGGAAAATCATCGTCACGTCTGTGATGGTCAATCACCACGAGTTTTTCAAATGATTTATAAAAATCAAGATTGAGGGTTTGACTGGTTTTTGAGTGATCGACCATGATGAGCAAGGAATTTTTCTTTTTCAGGGTTTGGGCTGTTTCCAGACGGACAATGTGTGAAAATCCATCTGATGATTCGTTCATTTTATCAATCGCCCGCTGAACATCGGGTAACATTTGTTCTGGATCATAAACCACGAAAGCTTCTTTTCCAGTCATGTTCGCAAAGGCCTTCATCGCAACTCCAGCACCTAAAGCATCCATGTCAGTGAAACGGTGTCCGACGATGAAAACATCCTCAGCTTCAGCAATAATTGTTCGTAGGGCCGTAGAAATCGCCCGCGCTCTAGTCCGACTTTTTTGCGTCCGACTTTCAGAATTTCCCCCAAAATAAACTGGACGAGCTTGGGGAGTATTTTCACGTAAGACCACTTGGTCGCCACCGCGCACTTGCGCCAACTCAAGATTATTCAAAGCGACGCTACCTATGGTCGGAAAATCATTCCACCCATAAGCGACACCAATTGACAAAGTCAATGGAATTTCTTTTTGCGCTGAATTTTCTCTAAATTCTTTGAGAACGATAAATTTATCATTGATCATTTTTTCTAAAATTCGATAATCACAGAAAAAATAATGACGGCTACTGTTGATTCGACGCAGGTAAACGCCATATTTATCCGCAAATTCTTCCAGAAAACCAGCGATAAAACTATTGATTGCGGTGCGACCACTGTCTGTGATCAAATCTGTCGCATCATCATAATTATCCACAGAAATCGCACCAATTACCGCACGACTTCCATTAAATTCTGACTTGAAGGTCACTTCTTTGGTTGCATCAATTAGATAAATCAAATTTTTATCAATATCCAATTCAGCAACATATTTTTGCTTTCCAATCGCAATATACTGGTCATCATTGGCGTTTTTCAAAATCCGTTTGATGTCCTCGCGGTTGAGTACTTGGTCATTTCCTTTAAAAATCATATCCACAAAAGGATTAAACCACTCTGGTTCAAAATTTTGATTATTAAAACGAATGACCCCTATGGGCATATTGTCCAAGGTTGCATTGAGCGAATTTTCGGCGTCATCATTGATTTTACGAATGAAATCATGGCGACGTAGCTGATAATTATGGGCTTGCCCCAACAAAATCATCGTAATCACTACGTTCAAAATAAGCAGATAAATCGTAATTGACCAGCGAGTCGCCGAAAAAACGACAACCAAACTTTCAATAATTTGGACGATAATCATAATGATAACAATGACAAGCGGTGAAAACCGACGAACAAAGTTCATAATCGTACTCCTTTTCTCTATTTTAGCACAGCATGGGAGAAACTTAAAGAATCCTTGCGGTTGAGTCGAAGTTTTGCTGAAAATTTACTGACAAATCCTTTACTTTTTTACTGACGTAATGGTTTTGACCTCTTTTTATCTGGCTTACGAGTTCACTGTTTCCAATTTGGCCGTCACAATTGATGTGACTTTTTCGTCAGCATTTTCTCTAGCTTTCGTCAGCATTTTTTTCACTTGCGTCAGCGAATCAGCAAATTCGTCAGCAGCTTGTTGGTTCATACCAAAGCGATTGTCTTTGATGGCCCAGACTGTTGCACCAGCTGATTTTCCTGCTTGAATTCCTTTTTCAGAATCTTCAATAACCAAGCTTTCACTAGGCTCCACCTGCAACTGGCGCATCGCTGAAAGATAGATTTCTGGATTAGGCTTAGATTCTTTAAAATCATTTCCCGACAAAATCACATCAAAATAATCCCGCAAGTCATGTGTATCAAGCATCAAGTTGATATCTGTCATTGAAGAACTGGAAGCCAGTGCAATTTTCAGCCCCGCCATCCGTAGATCATCCAAAAGCGCGCGCACGTCAGGAAATAAAAGTTCTGCGTAAGGCATCGGATTGGCATTTTTGTAAATCTCATACTCCATTTGAAGTTTTTGAGCTTCGGCCACATCAAAATCTGTCCCCAAAATTCGAGGCCAGATATCCTTCATATTTCCACCAATAAAATCACTCGGTTGCAAATGCGCAATCGAAATCTGATGGCTACCAAAAAAATCTTCACGACGTTGCAAATAATAGCGCTCAGTGTCAACGAGGACACCGTCCATATCAAAAATAATAGCTTTAAATTTCATAGCCTTATTATAACACATTTAGTTAAGCGCTGTTTCAGTTGGCAATTTTTTTTGCTCGACTTTTGCTTTTTTCTTCTTATTTTATAAAAATGATTTTTAAATTCGTTAATTATTGAAAATTATCAGAAAATTAGCTATAATAAATCAAATTATAGTTTAGCTAGAAAGGCCATTTGAAGTGAAAGTTGCAAAATTTGGGGGATCATCCTTAGCATCAGCGGCACAAATCAAGCGCGTTTTTGATATTGTCCGCTCAGATAGTAAGCGAAAATTTATTGTCGTTTCCGCACCAGGAAAGCGCTCAAGCGCCGACACAAAAGTCACCGATCGTTTGATTAGCTATTACCAAGCCTATCAAAAAAATAATCTATCAGAAATCAAGATACAACAAGATTGGATCATTGCACGCTATCAAAATATTTATGAAGATTTGGGATTGACCAGTAAAATTCTTGAGGAAATTACTGCAAATATCAAAAATTTGACAGACTTAGCGCTGGATAGTCCTTTTACCTATGATGCTTTTTTAGCTGCTGGTGAGAACAATAACGCTAAGCTCATTGCTGATTATTTCACTGCAAATGGGCTTCCAAGTCGCTATGTTCATCCAGCAGATGCAGGGATTCGCGTTTCCTCCGATCCTGGCAATGCTCGCCTTTTGAGCGGTGCTTACGAGCAAATCAAATACCTCAACGAGCTTGATGAAACATTGATTATTCCTGGATTTTTTGGAATGACCCTCGATGATGAAGTCTGCACTTTTTCACGCGGTGGCTCTGACATCACTGGTTCAATCATTGCTGCTGGAGTCAAAGCAGAACTTTATGAAAATTTCACGGACGTCAACGGCATTTATTCAGCCCATCCGGGGATTATCAAAAATCCTACACCGATTGCTGAGTTGACCTATCGAGAAATGCGAGAATTAGCCTACGCTGGCTTTTCTGTGTTGCATGACGAAGCCCTCGTTCCCGCTTATCGCGCGCACGTGCCTTTGGTCATCAAAAATACCAATAATCCTGAACACCCTGGAACACGAATCGTTGTCCAGCGCCAAACCAAAGGAAAACCTGTTGTTGGTATTGCTTCATCTAGCGAATTTTCTTCCCTCTATCTCAGTAAATATCTGATGAACCGTGAGGTCGGTTTCGGTAGAAAAGTTCTCTCTGTTTTAGAAAATCTCGGTGTACGTTTTGAGCATATGCCAACGGGGATTGATGATATGTCAATCATTATTCGAAGTCGCTATCTGACTCAGCCTGTTGCTAAAGCCGTGATTGCCAACCTCACCGAAAGCCTACACCCCGATGAGCTCTACATTGAACGTGATTTTTCAATCATCACCCTCGTTGGTGAAGATATGAAAGAACACGTTGGGGTGACTGCTCGAGCCTCTGCTGCCTTATCCGAAGCTGGAATTAGTATTGCGATGCTCTCGCAAGGTTCTAGTGAAGTTTCAGTGATGTTTGTCGTCAAATCAAAGGATGAAGAAAAAGCCCTTCAGGCCATCTACCCTGTCTTCTTTGAATAAGAAAAAAACAGCCTAGGCTGTTTTTTTTATTCTGTCTCTACTTTTTTAGAAGTACTAAAATTATCAAGGAGGTCTGGTACATTGATTCCCATTGTATCTAGGACATCAAGGCCTTGTTTTAGGCTTTCTTGCGACATTCCCAATATTTTCGATGACCCTTCTCCACCATAAATATTGATAGAATCCACTGCTTGCAGATTGCTTGAAACGCTGGCAACGATTTGAGGGAGAATCTCAAGTGCCATATTTAATTTGGCGGCATCATTCATTTTTTGCATCGCTTCGGCTTTTTTCTCAATGGCTTCAGCTTCGGCAAGTCCTTTAAGGCGAATCGCTTCAGCCTCGGCTTTACCAGTCGCTTCTATGGCCGTCGCATCAGCAAGGGCAGTCACTTCTCTTTGCTTTGCATTAGCTCGTGCTGTGGCTTCAATGGCCGCTGCTTCGGCTTGGGCTCTAACTTCCCGTTCACGCGCGTCGGCTTCGGCTTTAGCAATTTGTGCGGCTTTAGCGGCTTCAGCAGCCTTTACGACATTGGCTTCATTTTCTTGCGCTTTACGTAAAACTTCTTGGGTTTCAAGATCTGTTTCTCTTTGTTTTTTGATGATTTCGACTTGCATTTCTGCTTCAGTCGTTTCTTTTTTAGAAATGGCTTCTTGAATGGCATATGCTTGGTCGGCTGTGGCTTGAGCTTGATCGGCTTTAGCCTTGGCTTCGGCGGAGGCAATGGATTGTTCTTGTTCGTATTGAGCTAAATTGATTGCTTTTTCTTTTTGAGCATTGGCTACTTGAGTGGCAGCAAGGGCTTCAGCTTTTTGAGCATCTTGATCTGCAGCAGCTTTTTGAATCCGTGTTTCTTTGTCCGCATTAGCAACGGCAATGGCAGCTTCTTGTTGAACACGTGCCACTTCTTTTGCTCCCAATGCTTTGATATAATTTTGGTCATCTCGAATGTCATTGATAACGAAAGAGACAATGGATAGACCCATTTTTGATAGGTCTGTCCCCGCTTGTTGTTGGACTTCGATTGAAAATTTATTTCGATCTTCAATCAGCTCTGATACGGTCATCGTCCCCACGATTGCCCGCAAGTGTCCTCGAAGTACTTGGTCGGCCATTGCATCACGTTGTTCGTCTTTTTTACCTAAAAATTGTTCGGCAGCTGTGGCGATATCTTGTAAGGTTGATCCGACTTTAATCATCGCTGTTGCTTCGACTGTCACGGGAATTTTATCTTTGGAAAGAACTTTTTCGGTCTTAATATCAATCGCTGCAGATTGCAAGCTTAAATAACGCGCATTTTGGAAAATGGGTAAAACAAACGTTCCTGAACCACGGACAACTTTAAGTTTATTTCCTTGGGAGTCTTTATTAACTCCGCGTGATCCTAAGCCTGAACCATAAACAATCAAGGCTGCTTGCGGGCCAGATTTTTTGTAGTTTGCTGCAATAATTCCCAAAATGATTAGGACAATAACCACGATGGCAATAACAATAATGTACAGTAGTGACATGATGAATTTCCTCCATAAAAATAATTGTAATTTACTTCTTAAAAAATGCTTTCTTGATAAGGAATCACATAGGCGATACCTGCTTTGGTTTCAATGATGAGTACTGTTGCCCCTGAGGGAATGCTGCTCACGCCTGCCTTGTTGGGGAGGTAGATTTTGGCTGGTAAGGCACGTCTGGATTCGTTGACGAAAGTCGTGACTACTTCACCTACGGCCTCGGGTGAGGCAAGTCCTGTGGTTAAAATTCCAGTCAACATTTCTTTTTCATCTGCGCGATATCTACGATCAGAAAATTTATTAAAAAGGGCCATTGCTGGAAGTAAGACAAGGGTGAGCAAAATGACAAGAATAACTAAAGTAATTAAGATAGTGATAATAACCATTCTGCCCTCCTGAAAACCGCTTTCACATTGATAGGTTTAATATGCCACTTTTTGAATGATTTGTCAATCAAAAATTAAATTTTTAATCTTTATTAGAGGCCTTTTTCTTGTTTGCTACACGTTTTTGGCGCTCGAGTTCTTTTTTGATTCTTCCTTCGGGCGCAAATTTTTCTGCCCAATCGTCTGGTTTTAGAACTTTATGAGTGACCGGATCAAAATGCGGGCGTCCATCAGGGAAAATTTTTCCCATATTTGCACGGTGAACCGCATTAAAAATTTCATAGGGGTCAACCCCAGCTAAAACCAGTGAGCCGTAGGTAAAATAGAGTAAATCAATCATCGCATCGACTTGACCGGTCAAGACGTCCTGTTCTGGTGCTTTTGTGCTGACTTTTTGTGTCGCTTTATCTATGTCTTTGTGAAGTTGGGCGATGAGTTCGGCAAATTTTTCTGGATGGTCTGCTGTGCTAGCATAGAGAAATTCGACGATTTCTTCGACTTTGAAGCCTGAACGAAAGCTAGCTTCTTGTGGCGAAAAAGCGCGTGGGATAACTTGAGTTTTTCCATCCATTAAGCGATGAAAATCTTTTACTTTATTGAAATTTTGGTCTTTGGAAAGGAAATCTTTTTCGGTAGAATATTGAATCAAGCCATAGTAAGCAAGGGCTTTGGCTATTCCGTCTTGGTTATTGGTGTCTGTCGTGTAGGCGGCAATTTCTTTGACAGCAGGGAGCGCATTTCCCATGGCCACGCCGTAGCCAACGCCTGCAATCATATCTTTATCATTTTCAGAATCACCAAAACAGATGACTTGGTTCAGTTCAAAATCAAATTGTTGGCCGAGTAGGGCAATGCCGCTCAGTTTACTAATCCCTGCTGGAATTAAGTCAACTGAATAAGGGTTACTCCGCGTCACTACAAGTTCGGGAAAGGCGGCTTGCAGTTTTGGCGTCTCGTCTTGGGTGACAACCATCA
The DNA window shown above is from Lactococcus sp. S-13 and carries:
- a CDS encoding DHH family phosphoesterase, yielding MNFVRRFSPLVIVIIMIIVQIIESLVVVFSATRWSITIYLLILNVVITMILLGQAHNYQLRRHDFIRKINDDAENSLNATLDNMPIGVIRFNNQNFEPEWFNPFVDMIFKGNDQVLNREDIKRILKNANDDQYIAIGKQKYVAELDIDKNLIYLIDATKEVTFKSEFNGSRAVIGAISVDNYDDATDLITDSGRTAINSFIAGFLEEFADKYGVYLRRINSSRHYFFCDYRILEKMINDKFIVLKEFRENSAQKEIPLTLSIGVAYGWNDFPTIGSVALNNLELAQVRGGDQVVLRENTPQARPVYFGGNSESRTQKSRTRARAISTALRTIIAEAEDVFIVGHRFTDMDALGAGVAMKAFANMTGKEAFVVYDPEQMLPDVQRAIDKMNESSDGFSHIVRLETAQTLKKKNSLLIMVDHSKTSQTLNLDFYKSFEKLVVIDHHRRDDDFPEHALLSYIESSASSASELTVEILQFHDNNQRKMSTIEASIVLAGIEMDTKNFTKATTARTFEAAAYLRSRGADNDLIKMIMATDFEKYKKVNEIVLNSEMISPGIALGLGLNHEKYDNISTAKAADTLLDMAGVSASFTITKHPNGFISVSARSRNGFNVQTIMEKMGGGGHFNNAATQIYEKNIEEVQADLIEVLKERENEK
- a CDS encoding HAD family hydrolase — translated: MKFKAIIFDMDGVLVDTERYYLQRREDFFGSHQISIAHLQPSDFIGGNMKDIWPRILGTDFDVAEAQKLQMEYEIYKNANPMPYAELLFPDVRALLDDLRMAGLKIALASSSSMTDINLMLDTHDLRDYFDVILSGNDFKESKPNPEIYLSAMRQLQVEPSESLVIEDSEKGIQAGKSAGATVWAIKDNRFGMNQQAADEFADSLTQVKKMLTKARENADEKVTSIVTAKLETVNS
- a CDS encoding aspartate kinase is translated as MKVAKFGGSSLASAAQIKRVFDIVRSDSKRKFIVVSAPGKRSSADTKVTDRLISYYQAYQKNNLSEIKIQQDWIIARYQNIYEDLGLTSKILEEITANIKNLTDLALDSPFTYDAFLAAGENNNAKLIADYFTANGLPSRYVHPADAGIRVSSDPGNARLLSGAYEQIKYLNELDETLIIPGFFGMTLDDEVCTFSRGGSDITGSIIAAGVKAELYENFTDVNGIYSAHPGIIKNPTPIAELTYREMRELAYAGFSVLHDEALVPAYRAHVPLVIKNTNNPEHPGTRIVVQRQTKGKPVVGIASSSEFSSLYLSKYLMNREVGFGRKVLSVLENLGVRFEHMPTGIDDMSIIIRSRYLTQPVAKAVIANLTESLHPDELYIERDFSIITLVGEDMKEHVGVTARASAALSEAGISIAMLSQGSSEVSVMFVVKSKDEEKALQAIYPVFFE
- a CDS encoding flotillin family protein; protein product: MSLLYIIVIAIVVIVLIILGIIAANYKKSGPQAALIVYGSGLGSRGVNKDSQGNKLKVVRGSGTFVLPIFQNARYLSLQSAAIDIKTEKVLSKDKIPVTVEATAMIKVGSTLQDIATAAEQFLGKKDEQRDAMADQVLRGHLRAIVGTMTVSELIEDRNKFSIEVQQQAGTDLSKMGLSIVSFVINDIRDDQNYIKALGAKEVARVQQEAAIAVANADKETRIQKAAADQDAQKAEALAATQVANAQKEKAINLAQYEQEQSIASAEAKAKADQAQATADQAYAIQEAISKKETTEAEMQVEIIKKQRETDLETQEVLRKAQENEANVVKAAEAAKAAQIAKAEADAREREVRAQAEAAAIEATARANAKQREVTALADATAIEATGKAEAEAIRLKGLAEAEAIEKKAEAMQKMNDAAKLNMALEILPQIVASVSSNLQAVDSINIYGGEGSSKILGMSQESLKQGLDVLDTMGINVPDLLDNFSTSKKVETE
- a CDS encoding Cof-type HAD-IIB family hydrolase; its protein translation is MKIKAVFFDLDGTLFTSTRGVANSTRKAIRELRQKGIFVGIATGRGPAFAMPLLEDLDMDFAVTYNGQYIFTPKAVIFDNPLEPKTLKKLMTYATQNHSEISLGTAHGVTGSGLLKFGETRLAGLLSGLLPSGTSGVARNSFKHIVRRILPQNSHLAENQDGAIYQAMMVVTQDETPKLQAAFPELVVTRSNPYSVDLIPAGISKLSGIALLGQQFDFELNQVICFGDSENDKDMIAGVGYGVAMGNALPAVKEIAAYTTDTNNQDGIAKALAYYGLIQYSTEKDFLSKDQNFNKVKDFHRLMDGKTQVIPRAFSPQEASFRSGFKVEEIVEFLYASTADHPEKFAELIAQLHKDIDKATQKVSTKAPEQDVLTGQVDAMIDLLYFTYGSLVLAGVDPYEIFNAVHRANMGKIFPDGRPHFDPVTHKVLKPDDWAEKFAPEGRIKKELERQKRVANKKKASNKD